The genomic region TCCCCGACCCCGACCCAGCTGCAAGGAGCCCCAGGAGGGGCCCAGGCTCGGGGAGGGTCGGGTCCCCCGGCCGCACGCCCCGCGGGGAGCCGGTCTCCCCGTGCTCACCGTCCTCGGGCCGGGGCGCGGCGGCCGCCCGGCACTGCCACAGCATGGCATTCGGCCATCGACCAGGCCTCCCCGGCCGGTGTACGTTTTTCTTGCTcgtttgttggtttgttgttgcACATTCCAGGACATCAGTATTTTAACGGTCTCTAAGTGCCTTTCTATTGTAGTTTCtgggttgtttttattttcctcctgttgGGCTCCATCGCTGTTAGCATAGAGTTTAAGGACTACAGAAGTAAGAGATAAGCTAACGACTATAACACTATATTCCTCCATGGGAGAGGAAGTttattaagaaaacaataaagcaaAGTTGAAGTAAGTTCCTGTTTCAGTCTGTGCCCGGGGCTCGAGGGCAGCGAGGAGCCCGAGATGGGGACAAAGTGCTGAGCTCGTGCCAGGGGACAGGGGGGTAACACCAGCGCCATCTCCTTGGGGTTGGGGTCCCGGGGCACGGCTGGCTCTGCCTGGCCTCCCTGGGGGGCTGAGCCCCcgccaggggctgcagcagggacagccccCGTGTGTCCCCGCACGGCTCCTCGCTGCTGTGCCCCGACCCAGCTCCTGTCCTTGCTGCCTGTCTGCACGCAGCTCCCGGCTCTCACGTGGTCCAGAGCCAGAGGCATGTGTGCAGCCGGGCCAAGAGCATCCAACCCCCCACTAAAATAGCTCCTGCGGCCTTCCCGGGCGTGATTTGTGCgctggcagccctggctgccctgAGGCCCAGCTGGGGAcacccctccttcctcctccaccttccGTCATCCGCAGGACAGGACGCAGCCCGTGCCAGTCCCTTGCGTCTGGGTCGTGTTTTTGCGCTCTGAGCCGAGggccagggcacagcagcagggcaggggcagcgccAGGGCcgccccttctccctccccggGGCGCAGAGCAGCCAGGCCAGGCGGTGGAGGACACGGCGTTTATTGGCTACCTTTAACTTAAGGGAGAGGGAAGCGGGGGCGAGGGTGGCAGGAGTCACGTCTCGGCTTTCCAGCCCTTCTCCTTCTCGTCCTTGGCGCGGATGCGGAGCTCCTCGTCCAGCCGCTCCTTGGCTCTCACCACCTGCGGGGACAAGGGGACAGGGTGACACAGAGGGACAGAGCACCCACACCCTGCCCGCTGGCACCAGGCTCCGAGTCCTTCCTGCCTCACCAGGGCTCTGAAAGGGGCTCGTTGGCAGTGACTGTCGGTGCTGCAGGTCCCTCACCCCCCCTAAGGCACCCCCCGGATGGCCTCCAGCATGACAAAGGGTGGGGACAGAGCCTATTCCCGACCCCTtgtcagcacagctctgctcagctggcaCCAacagcccccatcccctcccaaagcagccaggcagaggcagcaaaaCCCTCCCTGCACGGCCTTCAGGTGGGTTCAGCCTGTGCAGGAGACACTGTTGCCCTAAAACATGTTTCTGGAAGGTTCCTCTCAAAGCCAgacaggctgggggcagagctgggggcaccCCGCACCTCTCCTTTCGCTCACCTTGGACTGCAGGTAGAAGGAGCCTCCCACAGACTTGTCGTTCACCTTGAATAAGTGGTCATAGTTCTGCCAAAACAAAGCTCCCGGTCAGTCGCTGCCTCCTGCACCCTCTGCTCCCCAAATCCTGGTGTCCTCTGGCACTGGGGGTGGAGGCTGCTTCACCCCCAGTACCTCTGGGGAGCAGCGTCCCCACCCCCGGGCAGCTCTGCCAAGCAAATTCCTCCGTGCTCCAGCTCAAGCTGGGGCAGCGAATCTCTCCTGGGACGAGCCATGCCCAGGACAGCACCCACAAACCCTCCAGGGACCAGACATCACCCCCACcaccccccaccaccccccacCAGCCACAGGCACCCCGAGGGAGCCCCTACCTTCTGGATCTCCTcctggttgaggttggaaacGTTGAGGATCTGCTGAGCTTCCTGCAGGCTGATGCCGATGATCCTGGAGGCGGCAGCAGACTGGGGCCTCTCCGAGCGCCCTCGCGCGTCTGCCGCAGCTCGGCTCGCTGCCGGGGACACCGTCAGCCCTCTGAAGGTGCCTCAGGGCCTGGCCccgcaccccaaaaccccaggggcttCCAGGCGGGTCAGGGCCATGAAGCCCCATCTCAGCTGCCCGTGTCCCTCATGGGGCCACCCGGGTGAGGTCTGCTCCCGGCACCcagtgctggggagagggcaggagcCTGAGGGCCACGCGAAGGGACTTGGGGGTGTCCCCTCTGTGCacaaagggacctgggggtgtcCTCTCTGTGTATAAAGGGTCTTGGGGGTGTCCTCTCTGTATATAAAGGGACTTGGGGGTGTCCCCTCCTTGCacaaagggacctgggggtgtcTTCTCTGTGCATAAAGGGTCTTGGGGGTGTCACCTCTGTGCacaaagggacctgggggtgtcCTCTCTGTGCATAAAGGGATCTGGGGATGTCCCCTCCCTGCACAAAGGGACTCGGGGGTGTCACCTCTGTGCACAAAGGGACTCTTCTCTGTGCATAAAGGGTCTTGGGGGTGTCCCCTGCCTGCACAAAAGGACGTGGGGGTGTCCCCTCTGTGCATAAAGGGACCCAGGGTTGTCCCCTCGCTGCACAAAGGGACCTGAGGGTGTCCCCTCAGCCCGGGTTTGGGGGAGCcggtgttggggggggggctgggctCCTACCTGCGAACTCCTGGCGCAGCGCCCGCATGAAGGCCCGTCCGACCACCTGGGCCCCCACCAGGATGATCTGCGCCAGGTACTTGGCCTgtggggacagcgggggggCTGTCAccgccggccccgccgtgccccTGCACCCCACTCCCCACCACGCCACCCCCGGATCCGGCCTCCCTATCCCCTGTGTCCCCTGTGTCCCCTGTGTCCCCTGCCTTGTCCCCTGCCCCCTCGGCTCCCTCCTCCCTCACCCAGACCCTCAACAGCCCCTCCAccccctccctgtccctgtcccttgtcccctgtccccctcccTGGGTCCTGTCCCCCCACCCCGTCCCCTGTCCCCCGCCCCACACCCATCGCCCTGTCCCCTATCTCCCTGTCCCGGTACccatcccctgtccccccccgtgtcccctaCCACCCCCCTGGTGTCCCCTATCCCCCCTggtgtcccctgtcccccccccagcccctcaccatGTCCCCGCCGCCCCTTCCGCTCCTGACGGGGCCGGGTCAGGGAGCGGAGGGCGCGGGGCGGAGCcgcctccttcctccccccccacaTCGCCCCCTGCTGGCGGCTGCCGGTAGCGGCCGGGCGCCATTTTGCCCTCCCCGGCCCCTCGGCCCCACACAAGCAGCAGGCGGAGCGGGGCGAGGCTGCACGGCT from Aythya fuligula isolate bAytFul2 chromosome 15, bAytFul2.pri, whole genome shotgun sequence harbors:
- the PAM16 gene encoding mitochondrial import inner membrane translocase subunit TIM16 gives rise to the protein MAKYLAQIILVGAQVVGRAFMRALRQEFAASRAAADARGRSERPQSAAASRIIGISLQEAQQILNVSNLNQEEIQKNYDHLFKVNDKSVGGSFYLQSKVVRAKERLDEELRIRAKDEKEKGWKAET